The following is a genomic window from Candidatus Methylomirabilis sp..
CTGACCTGACTGCTTACTCGCGGACCACGTCCGCATATCTCGCACTGGCTGGGATGTGTGGATGGCATGGCAGTACCTCCGATGGTTAATGGCTATCGAATGATCGTGCCCGACGAGGTGCAATTATAAGGTGGTAACTGAGTAAAATCAAGCGCAGAAGTAAATATTTGTTCAGGTACACTTTATGAGGGTGATCGGCGGTCTCGCCAGAGGGCGACGGATTCTGGCTCCTCGCGGAAGAATGACGAGGCCAACCTCGGACTATCTGCGTGAGGTTCTGTTCAATCTTCTGACACAACAGGTGGAGGGCAGGATCTTTGTCGACCTGTATGCGGGAACGGGGGCCGTGGGGATTGAAGCCTTGAGTCGTGGCGCTGCCGGGGCGGTCTTCGTTGAGCACAATCGGTTGGCCCTTGCGATGCTCCACCGAAACCTCGAAGCGTCCGGATTCCGGGACCGGGCTGAGGTGATTCCGATGGAGGTTATCCGGTACCTGCGCCGGGCGGCTGATGGATCACGGCAATTCGATCTGATCTTTCTGGATCCGCCCTACCAGCACACTGACGCAGCGGCGGTCATCGGTTTGATCGCGTCGACGGAGCTTCTTGCGCCGACCGGCATGGTGATTCTGGAACGATCGACGAAGGCCATCCCGATCCAGGTCCCTGTGGGGCTGGCGCTCATTCGCGAGGTTCGGCATGGCGCCGCCGCCCTTCA
Proteins encoded in this region:
- the rsmD gene encoding 16S rRNA (guanine(966)-N(2))-methyltransferase RsmD is translated as MRVIGGLARGRRILAPRGRMTRPTSDYLREVLFNLLTQQVEGRIFVDLYAGTGAVGIEALSRGAAGAVFVEHNRLALAMLHRNLEASGFRDRAEVIPMEVIRYLRRAADGSRQFDLIFLDPPYQHTDAAAVIGLIASTELLAPTGMVILERSTKAIPIQVPVGLALIREVRHGAAALQLYRREAM